The following DNA comes from Centropristis striata isolate RG_2023a ecotype Rhode Island chromosome 3, C.striata_1.0, whole genome shotgun sequence.
ACGAACAAGTCAGTTTgcttaaaaggaaaaaaaaattaaacactttattattatctaaaaaTACATTCACTTTGttctatatttaaataatactttattacatacattatttattgcatggaatgaccatttgtatatcaatttCTCACCCttcccaaacacatgcattcTCTCTAAAGCCATAATATTTAAGATGCTATTACACAAACCGCCTCATGCTTTTGAAGACACACTACTCATCTGAATATGTGTGGGAATAAGGGAGCTTACAACTGGATTAATTAGACTTTAATTATACTGCACAAGCTGTGTGAGTTTGAAATGGGTTTGTTATGTGAGAGAAACTGTTCTCTTCAAGAACTCAAAGAAGCACGGATTCAGCAATTGGCAAACAGATTATATTCCTTTCAGCTCTTTAATTTGATACCGTGTTTTACTTACAATCCTCTGTTTATGTTTGTTATCCCGGGATGTTCTAGTTACGTAGGTCACGGTGCAGGCGCACGTTTCCTCGACAGCCAGGCAGTCCTGAAACGGCAGATGAGAGCAGCTTCCCTGCTGTTTGGCTGCAGTAGTGCTGCTCTGGCAGTGCGCGGTGATCAGGAAGGACAAGGCATCATCCTCAACTACCTCATGGCAGGCTGGTGAGATATTTTTCTTCACTTATAGTTGAATATGAATCACTTTATAATGTCCTATTAATACATTTCTATTTTCCCTCCTCCTTAGCCCTTTCGTTTTGGGAAACCTGTGGGATGTTACTGATCGGGATATTGATCGCTTCACCAAAGCCTTGTTGGAGTCCTGGTTATCTGCTGGATCTGGAGCTCCACTCCTGGATTATATGGGCCCCTCACGTCAGGCCACACACCTCAAACACCTCATAGGAGCTGCACCTGTGGTCTATGGCTTACCAGTTCACCTGCAGTAGAGGGGCTGGTAAACCAAACCTCTAATAAAAACGAGATGTAAACAATCTATACAGTATGTTAGTGTAAAGTGTAATTTCATCATCAAGCGAGCTGCAGGACAtgactttattttaaagttgaatctgtttttttgcaggttttGGCAAGATTAAAGTCctgtcttttctttatttaaaccaatgcttacattttttaaacaagtgtttttattctgtgaTGAAATATCTTGctcattttaaagtgttttaaagcacttttaatgtgttgatttaacattttttctaaataaaggTGTTCTAATATAATGGCAGTATCTGTGTTATTGAAATTGGTTAGAGctgaaaacattgtttatatcaTTATCTTCTCCAAAATAGGAGCATGTGCTGTGTGAACTGTGAACAAGTTGCTATAATTTGGATTAAAACCAATTTACTGTAGGAGCAAGATAGAtctgacaacaacacaaactgatATTGTTTAACAACCATGTGGGGTCAGCAACACTTTCCATAATAGAGCCAAAGAAGAGGATTCTACCTGGAGCTGCTAAACATCTTTGAGCCTTTTAATGAAAGCAGTTTGTCAATTTCTCACCACAGATCAAGCATACCGATGAGCAAGATGCACTGATggggaaagaaaataaatctgttttccTGAGacctttcttttaaaaaaaaaaattgagatctATAGCAATAGATTGGCAAATCAGTATTAGGCAAAGAGGCacgtgagtttttttttaaacatttgggaAATGTAAAGATCACTGTAGGCTGAAAACGATAAATGGGATTTAAAATGCAAACataacttttcttttaaattaatttccatATAGCTGTTTGGTCAAAACaacaggttgcctacccctgctgTTACagctgattttatttatttattcattttttactttttgaggatttttttttttttgagcagttgcctgctcgggccctaataaaaaggggaaaacaatTGAGAACACATTATGCACATGATGATGAATCTCAACCCAATACCTTTGAATAATTTGACAGTTCcagaaaacatggaaatgaTTAGCTCCTTCTATACCAGACCTCCAGCAGGCATATCCAGCTCCACTGTATCTTTTTTGAGCTGGTGTAATGAAAAAACGCATAATATTTTTCCAACAAAATTTGTTCTAGCTGATTTAATAAACAGTGCTGGTAAAGAAGCAGGTGTAGTTCGTGTTCTGTCCACAGCGGGGAGCAGTGTCAGAAAAGTGATCGCCAGTCTCGTCACCCGGAAACACATTCACGCAGGGTCACTTGGCAACGCGCTTCCAACATGGCGGTGAATCTCACAGATCTCTCCCTGCCTCAATTAGAGGGACTGAAAACCCAACTAGATCAGGTAATATGAAAACCTTTAGTGTATATTAATTGTGAGTGTGTTGAGCTATGTTGACTTCATTAGGGCGATGGTCTGAATTAAAACTGGAGGTTTTCTTCAGATGTGCAGCTAGCTAGCACATCTGAAGCTAACCGTACGAACGGTCATTAATTATTCGACACACAAGGCGTGTGAACTGATCACTTTATCTGTTCTTCATCGTGTTGCACACTTCAACAGCAGCGATAAAATGGCTTTGAAATGTTATATGTGGGCACTTTTAGTTGTTCATATAGTAGTTTAGTGCGTTTGAGTTGACGACTAGCGGTACATTGTTGTTGAATGGGACAGCTGACAGGTGTGGTCACTTTATTATTCTAACGGCCGCTGTTTGTACAtgtcaatgtttgtttttttaagcctgCAAAGTTTGATTTCTTCATTagaatataattatttctaCCTCATAGTATCAGAAGGTTGTAAATGCGGACAcgccttttttatatataatttatttttacacttatTAAAGACAGCATAATGGCTACATATAGGACATACAAGTGCGACAGAACCAATAACGACAAGGCTCTTCAATCAAAATAGGGCTGAcgtatttaaatattatatacggtcatagaaaaaaaatattagaccagtgttttcataattttcatgttcattttaatgcctggtacaactaaaggtacatttgtttgaacaaatataatgataacaacaaaaatagctcataagagtttagtttaagaactgatatctagccatttttcacagttttctttataataaccaaaaacattatcaagaaaaccacttaaaatagcaaaaaaacaacaacatttgaaACAAGAATAAAAATCTGCAATTAAATGTTCTTTTGTGTGTAAACTTCAGGATGTTAGACCAAAATTCTCAACATAAGAAAATTGCTAAAtaaatttgaaacattttaatttttacaaaaTGAGCAGTCAGACTCATTGCCCTGTTTATACTGCTGAAGGAAAGATTTTGCTGGGTAGAATCTgtgaattaatttaaatgttactTTATTAGAAATTATAAGAAACACTTTAGAGGAGAGGACCAGACTTTTCTCCAAGGCACATTCTCTATTGTACCACTTAAACATGCGGGTATGTAATTGTATACATGTTAATGTTTTGCAGGAGATCGAGTTCTTGACGTCGTCAATAGGTCAGCTCAAAGTTGTCCAGACAAAATATGTTGAAGCAAAAGATAGTATGAACGTcctgaacaaaaacaacaaaggtgagtaaaatgtgtttaatgacTTTCTGCCCCAGCAGTCTTTTAACAGAGTGACTGGAATGAgtgataaaaacatgtttagctCAACAGTGGCTCTTCATTCGGTATGATAGATAAGGCTACCTGCTTCTTATATCTTGAAATGGTGATAATCGATGCATATAGAAAACCCTGAGCAGCTTAGTCTCTGTTATCATCCCCTCTAGAGTGCTTACTTTGCATCAGTGTGTTGCATGGAGTTCTGTGCTTTAAGTTTGCATCATAAAATGATCCCCCGCATCTTTAAATCTGCAGCTAAAGTTGatcatttgttaatttttccctctttctctcctctgtcctACAGGGAAAGAACTGCTCGTGCCTCTTACCAGCTCTGTATCCTTCAGAACAACCAGAATAATGTTTTGCTGATATAAGTGTAATGTGCTTTAAATTAAGTTGTGTCTCTTGAGACATGCATACTTTTCCTTGACGTTTCTTCTTCTCAGATGTACGTCCCTGGAACATTAAATGACGTGGAAAATGTTTTAGTCGACGTGGGGACAGGATACTATGTTGAAAAGGCAAATATATTGACATTTGAAAGTCCATAAATCATTTAATCTTTTACTGAGATGAACCATctaatgttacattttatttatctgtgtATGTCTCTGCAGAGTGTGGAAGACTCGAAGGCATTCTTCAAACGCAAAATAGACTTCCTCACAAAGCAGATAGAGAAAATTCAGCCAGCCCTTCAGGAAAAACATGCTATGAAACAAGGTAAACTGCTTTTTttaatatagatatatttttcttcttattgtttcactaaatattaaaatatctggcTTTGAATATCGAAAAATGTGCTGATGCTATAATTCCTTTGCATTTTAACTAATATAATTGATATGTTATATCATTAATATGTTTAAGTTAAATACTAGCTATTTTACATTGGGGTTTATTTGCAAATCATTAAAAACGTATATTCACTCAACTTACATATACTTTTACTAAAATGTAATGCTTTGTTATTTACTCATTTTTATGTGCAGTTCTCTTGTAAattatttggatttttattGACAATTTTCCAACTActatttattttacacattgtGTTCTTTCCTACAGCTGTGATTGAAGTGATGAACGTGAAGATCCAGCAGCTACAACAGAGCCAGCAGGGATCACAGATGGTCGGACCCACCAAGGCTTAATGACAACACCTGTTTGAACTCTTCATGATTGGGTCGGGGTGGATTTTTAAGTTTGTGTGCACATAACTCACACCTGCTGTTGTAGAACAAGACAATGCCCTCCACCATTAAAACGAAGGCATGTTACGTAAATATTTCCCTTTTTGATTGTTTCTATCTGAAGTCAGTGCACAAACCTTGTCACCAGTAAATTTTAAGTTGGCCTTTGTCATGTTAAAGCAGTCATGTGTACTTGGTCAAATTTAAGTGAATTTAATTGGGTGTTCGATTAGGTTGCATAATTAAAGAGGTTGCTGTACATTCAAgaaacattgttgttgttttttgttgttgtgtatttATCAGTGGGGTCCACTACAAAGACCTTTGTAAGCATTTTTCCAAATGTCAGTTAATGCATCTTCTTTAACGCAAGTTTTAAGGCCCTGCAGACAtacacaggtgttttcacttaTAAGTAGTGTATTAGACTGCTCTGGAATAAGGCGGTGAGAGctacgatagatagatagatagatagatagatagatacccacccacccacctacCTTTGGGAGGAGACCACGGAAATTCTGATTCCAGCAGCAGTATAGCACCACATAACAAATGATAAAAGGCTAAAAGGTCACACACTTCACACTAAAGATAATACCAATCGTAAgtaatgtgtgtatgtatatatatatatatatatatatatatatatatatatatggtgcaCTGCTGGTGAACCCACAGATGACTCCACCTCTTCTCAGGTGTGGCTGTGTTCAGTCAGTGACCTCATGTTATTCTCTCTCTGCACATTGTCATCACAGACCAGACCAGCCTGTTCAGTGACAGACTGCTGCTCCCAAGGACCAACACCAACAGGCTGGAAAACTCCTTTTTGTCCCATGTCATCGAACTGTACAACTCCAATTTTGACACAGGGGGTGGGAGAAGGGCAGGACAAGGACTGCTGGGCTGCACATCtgtttctcatgtttttatggatcctttcattattttatttatacatttctataaatttcatatatatatatatatatatatatatatatatatatatatatatgttgtacaGTTCAATGGCACAGGACAAAGGAGTTTTCCAGCCTGTTTGTGTTGGTCCTTGGGAGCAGCAGTCTGTCACTGAACAGGCTGGTCTGGTCTGTGATGACAATGTGCAGAGAGAGAGTGCTCCAAGCCTTTAAGGCATCTGTGACTGCATGAGTGCAGAGTAGTTATACTTAGTTGGATTAGCACTAATTTATACTTAGTGCTTGCTGTGCAAATCCGTTATAGTCCAACAATTTATATCATCTTATATCAAGACATGCTTATTACATTTTCCACACAAACAGCCTTTAattcttctgttttctgttttcatgtATAAATTCCCAAAAACTGAAACCAAACCTTCATGCATCTTCTGGCAATTGTATTCTCTAAAAGTATGATTGTTGAACattgggttattttaaaatggttTAAATTGAACTTGATCTTTTAAAAAtcttcacagtgtgtattatcAGCTGTACTTTACAGTACTTTATCAGCCTTGAACTGTTCTGCCCTTTTTCCGTAACACTTTATAAAAAGATTACAAATTACATACTTGAGAAATGCTCAACTAATGTATAACTCATGATGacttaatacataaataaatgcatgatgtgTTAGCAATCCCTGTTGCTCACCATACATAACGGATGAAGTGAGTATGACTGAGTAGTTTACACTTAATGGATCATCAGTTCAGGAATGTTACTTCATGCATTTCCTGATATGCAAACAAATTAGCTGTCaaggttaaaggttaaatatatttataaccCCTGCAATTTGTCTAAAAGCAGaacaaaatggttaaaattatTCAATCCAGTCTCCTTTAATTTGTCAATTGGcaccttttgttttttgttcatagTCACCTATGGTGCTACACTATTCTTGTCCCAAcaacaaactcattaaaaaacaacaaccctatTATCCATTATGTTTATAACACAATTTTGTCAACAAtgtcataattattataaaagcaTAATGTAGCTTGTTCCACACTATCTGTGACgatctgaaaaacaacaacgttgtaatgatattttcatgcatttaaaagtcaTGGCAGCAAATATCACAGTTTGATTTGTATAACATCTAACTCCGAATAGAAAGTGAACATGCagagtggggggaaaaaagataagtttaaacctctgaagtccaggagactttgcttcaaatttgtcaacttcctatgcattcatttctgtctctgtttagcatctttcagtctatCCTtatacatcacatgcatggctcctttttctcgacacaaacttggctatcagtcagatttttcattttattttaattaaagtataaagctgccaggaaccaaaaatacaaataaaagacacaggtttctatggaaatgtaccatttttatttttatttttaccatttatacacacaaaaacagcagaacaaataataaaactacaaacagtctttttgcatgtaaattaaaaatagtaatatctttcattgtagaaagaaaattcacattttaaaaatggactggaaacataaatggcacactgtgaaagctcctatgattgcactttcaactggctttctcagcttgtcgacatcatcatatataaataaagttataactgtaaataaaacgtgtactTTCAATAactagatggactccagagggttaaagacacAGTTCTCGGCTGTGGACTCGAGCTGCTGCTGAAGGACGAAAGTTTGcccgtgtcacagtgtgtgcgGGGTCGTGTCCTCCTGGCTGGGTGGTGAGCACCGTGGAGGCGGAGTGCAGCCTGTCGGGACTGAGGGACGGACGGACGGTGGCAGACAGAAGACGCAGGCTGCTGTCACATGCTGGATGAGCGGCGCCTCGAAGCGGACTTGAAGGGATGCGGAATTGAGCTTAAATAGCACATTTGTCGAATGGAggatgttttgttttacttaaACATTGAAACAACTGTTAGTGTTATAAATTAGAAGCTTTTTGACTCCGCGCGGACGCACCGAGCACGTTCGTTTGAATATCGTTACCGGGGAGACGGTTACGACAACTGGCCACTCTGAACTCGTGCGGTCAACATTTGTGAGGAGTTGAAGCAAAGAATAAAACCAACTGGGGGATCAAATCTACCGTAGCTGAGGAGGACATCATACAAAGGCGAGGATCGAAGCAGCATGGTGAGTTCTGGGCCTGGGAGAGGACACGCTAGCTAACAACCTGTTTGCGTCCTCCTCCCTTTTGACTCGTGTTGTGTGAAGCCCGAGTAAAATGCTTTACTACACTTACACTAGTAACTTttagctgcttattagcatTCATGCTCTGAAAACCGACTTCTTTTATTTACACGGACAGTAAATCATATGTTACTATCAACTTGTCAAACAAATTAGCTTAGTGTAGGACAAGTGAGGCCGGTTCCAACTGGTCTGCTAGTAAACTTAAGCTAGTTAGCTAAAGGCAGGTATTTATGGAGTCGGCAGTCACAATATGGTAACGTTAGAGTACCAAACAAGCTTACCCTGCTAACACGTGTTATGGAAGGTATTACATAGGAGAAATGGACATTTGGCTGCATTACAAGCGGCTCTAAATATATAGTTTGATGTATTTACGTTTCATGTGTAGCGACTAAATACTACACGTGATTTGTGTTAAATGTTAGCTGTTACACAACTGTAGCTATACGGCTATCAGAGTTCCGTGATAAAGGTCATGGCAAAACGCCGCGGAGACGGTAACTTAGAAAGGAGAACAATGTGGGCATGATGTAGTTATTGATTAACCAACCACAAACGCTTCTTATCTAGCATTCACTTTTATTTAGTCGGACATGGTTAGAAGTTAATTTGAATATCGTCGCAAATGGTTGTGTGGGCACGTCGGGCACCATGTGCTCTTTTCTTCCCGACCCCCAGAGCAACGCGGTTCTGCTCTAGCGCAAACACATAGCCACTGAATTGTAAGCACATTTGGGTTAGTTTGGACTGAAAGGTTGCAGGACACGATTCGTGTATTTGATTAGCATCAGTGACTGTAGCACACTCGAGGGTTTCTAATGGATGACAGGTCAAAATGCCTTGGTGAAGTCACGCTGAGGCTGAGAGGCGGACTTGCGCCATGTATGGTAACATGTGACCGTTTGAGAGGCGGGGTAAGAGAGATAAGGAAGCCAATGAAAACTCAATGTTAGATGTTTGGGTGTGAAAAGCTGAGGCCTTTCAAGGGTGCAAAACTGCTTTATGGGATCTCGGATGAACCAGCTTCATTCATTGGATTGGCTATGATGTAGTAAGGGAGTCAGTTATGAATGCTGTGCTGTTATTTTGAGGTATGATGTTGAGTTGTAGTAACTAAGGAATGTGTGAATAACTAGGTttctaatataaattatatgaaTCTGATGCATGTCCTTGTTTTAGATTTATGTCGCTATTTTGAGCAACAGATGTTATACAAATAATCTTGTTTGAAGAGTGAACTTTAAGCAATGATTCTCAAGAGGGTGTTTATTTGATAATTTGTTCTTTTGTAGTGTGAAGTTGCTTATGCAAAGATGCTTTGTTTGTAGTTTGTACAAAACACCATTTAACATTTCCACCCTGCACAACTGTTAGAAACTAAAACGGTTTTGatacactttttttctccccctcatGTCTAAAATAATTTGCATAGCAGTGAACTCCACACATCTGCGTGTTAGACTTAACACATTATATCCCATTATTTAAAATCTCACtgtttcaaaaacaaacaaatcaaaatacTGCTTTCCTACTCAAACGTCATTATTGTGTTTCTTGTTACTTTCTTTGTATTATATGTACCCCAAACTATTTTCTGCAACTCACAgtattttctcataaatatgcaGGTTACCACAAAGGGAGCAGGTCTGAACCCCAATGCTAAAGTTTGGCAGGAGATCCCTGCACACCAGAATGACCTCCCTGAAGGGACCGATGATTCTCCTTGGCTGCTGAGCTACCCACCTCCCACTGAGATGAATGACGGTATGAGCTAATTCGGTTCTGTGTACAGAGGTTGTATCTCCATCTTCCCCCCACGTCTTTAATTTTAGCCAAATCCCTGTCCTAACTGCACTGGTACAGCACTCGCATATAGGGATAGACTCTGCGTGAAACCTATAGATGTGTATAATATTTACTTATCCTTACAGGATAATTACATACAGACAATGTATTTGAGGAAACCGTTGGCCTCTGGGTTATGCAACAAAGACAAAGCATGTTTGTTTAGAGCATTAGATGCTGTTATCTAAACATGACAGTTATTTCACAAACATTGTTCCTTCCCCCCTCTGTCTTAGGTTACCCAGATGTTCCCTCTTCAGGGGGAAAAGGCTATGATGGCGAATATCCTGATGGCACTCCTGACTATGCCCCTGTACCCACTGAGGGCATTGTGAATGGCACTGACCAATCTGACTTGGTGTATGTAGTCTTTGACCCGCAATGTGAATCAGCCACAGATGGTGATGTGTCTAAGGAACAACCAATGTCAGAAGAGAGCCGGAGAGAGTCTTTGAAGAAGCAGCTTGAGTTCTGCTTTTCTAGGTGAGAAGTGAAGCAATGttcaacattgtttttattcaaattgCAACTGTTTGGATGTATTTATTACACTCATATTTTCCCTTACATATTTTACTGCACATGTTATAgcatatgtatgtatttgtccATAGAGCAAACAAGAATAACACCAGTAATGAATATTTGAATTGGCTTAGGATGTGTTTCATAACTGTAAAGATTCAGCCAATTCCTCAGTGGAGTATATTAGTAAACCCAAAGTGATCTCATTTAGGGCAATGCAGTCATTGATTGAATTTAACTTGTAACATATTTTAcaatttgtatgttttgtttttttttggctgtttGCAGAGAGAACCTATCTAAGGACATGTACCTGATATCCCAGATGGACAAGGATCAGTTTGTTCCCATCTGGACCATTGCTTGCATGGAGGACATCAAGGCCCTCACTACGGACATGGACCTCATTTTGGATGTACTGCGAGGTAAATATGCTGCAGTTCTGCCTGTGTTtgttagaaatgttttttagattCACTGACGCTTTAGTTGATGGACAGaatagaaaacagaaaactttAAAACTCTCTGATCTTAAATGGACTTgaatcaatttataacaaaaaaacacctatCACCCCATAGAACACTGACAAATATTATAATAGCTGCAAAAGCTGTAAACATAATCTGTGAAGCTATTGTTTAGAGCGGTCACCTAGTAAACTGTTGACAACAGAGCAGATGATGCAAGGATCCACCCGTCACCAGTAACAATTAAATGCAGTGTGTAACTGCTAAGATCCCCACAGCATGATGTTGCCACCACAGTGGTTTTCTGCTGATGGGTGAGGTCTCTTTAGCCATTGTGTCTGAGGTTTCTGTATAAAGTGAGAAGCTTGTTCTTGCCTGTGATGCTTCCCCTCTATTTCTGCTAAATATTTTTCCAGTGTAAACCCCGAAGGGTGTTTTTAGCTTAACAGTCTGATCTGTTTGctgttcatgtttttgtttttttttcaatccaaGTTTTCCTGTGTTGATAAGGACACTGAGAAAGCTGAGCAGAATTGGCACTCAGTGTTTGTAGTTGTATGTTCTCAAACGGCACACTATGTAGGTGTATTTGGGGCTCTAAGTTACGTAGAGAAGATGAGAACACTTAATTGAGGTTGTGTcctttttacagcctctcctacGGTGCAAGTTGATGAAGCTGGAGAGAAGGTTCGGCCGAACCACAGTCGCTGCATCATTATACTGAGAGAGGTACCAGAGACTACACCAGTTGAGGTAAAGAAAGTTCCATACTACATACTAAAAACAGTCCTACACAAGACCCACCCATCTACAGTAAATCCTACAAGCGAGGTGCTCCGACATGCTCAGACTTGCTCAGGCTTTGATCAGATACAGACAGTGCTGCGTAGTACCTGActtaatacattttgttgtttgcTACATTTAACCCACcctttttacacaccagtgaacacaccatgcttagaaGAAACTTTGTGGATTAATTTGTTGTCGTGGGTATATATCAGTGCTTATTGACAAgctattattataaaacatgcaGGTTACCCGATGGAAAATGTTGTGTGAGGCAGAAATTTATAATGTATGCCTTGCATCTCTTTTACAGGAAGTGGAGGCTCTCTTTAAGAGTGAAAACTGTCCAAAAGTGTTAAGCGCCGAGTTTGCACACAACAGCAACTGGTACATAACATTTCAGTCCGACATGGATGCACAAGAGGTACGTCTCCACATCAATAAATACCAGGCTTGTTTTTGATCAACTTGCTGTATAATCATTATGTTAAAAtacattcatgtt
Coding sequences within:
- the pfdn5 gene encoding prefoldin subunit 5; translation: MAVNLTDLSLPQLEGLKTQLDQEIEFLTSSIGQLKVVQTKYVEAKDSMNVLNKNNKGKELLVPLTSSMYVPGTLNDVENVLVDVGTGYYVEKSVEDSKAFFKRKIDFLTKQIEKIQPALQEKHAMKQAVIEVMNVKIQQLQQSQQGSQMVGPTKA